Proteins encoded within one genomic window of Streptomyces profundus:
- the dnaJ gene encoding molecular chaperone DnaJ, which translates to MSTKDFIEKDYYKVLGVPRDATEAEIKKAYRKLARENHPDANEGDAKAEDRFKDVSEAYDVLGDAKRRKEYDEARALFGNGGFRAGGPGGAGQFNFDLGDLFGGAPGQQGPGGPGGAGAPGGPGGAAGGFGGGLGDVFGGLFNRGGAPGARTQPRRGQDIESEVTLSFTEAVSGATVPLRMSSSAACKTCSGTGDKNGTPRVCPTCVGTGQVSRGGGGGFSLTDPCVDCRGRGLIAQDPCQVCRGSGRATSSRTMQVRIPPGVDDGQRIRLRGKGAPGERGGPHGDLYVVVHVGGHSVFGRRGDNLTITVPVTFPEAALGGEIKVPTLGGPPVTLKLPPGTPGGRTMRARGKGAVRKDGTRGDLLVTIEIAVPSDMGEKARKALGEYRAAADGEDPRAGLFEAAKGE; encoded by the coding sequence ATGAGCACCAAGGACTTCATCGAGAAGGACTACTACAAGGTCCTCGGCGTCCCCCGGGACGCCACCGAGGCGGAGATCAAGAAGGCGTACCGCAAGCTGGCCCGGGAGAACCACCCGGACGCCAACGAGGGGGACGCCAAGGCGGAGGACCGTTTCAAGGACGTCTCCGAGGCCTATGACGTGCTCGGTGACGCCAAGCGGCGCAAGGAGTACGACGAGGCGCGGGCCCTGTTCGGCAACGGCGGGTTCCGCGCCGGCGGGCCCGGCGGGGCCGGCCAGTTCAACTTCGACCTGGGGGACCTCTTCGGCGGTGCCCCGGGCCAGCAGGGGCCTGGCGGTCCCGGCGGTGCTGGCGCTCCCGGTGGGCCTGGCGGCGCGGCCGGCGGCTTCGGCGGCGGGCTCGGGGACGTGTTCGGCGGCCTCTTCAACCGGGGCGGCGCCCCGGGCGCGCGCACCCAGCCGAGGCGTGGCCAGGACATCGAGTCCGAGGTCACGCTCAGCTTCACCGAGGCCGTCTCGGGCGCCACGGTCCCGCTGCGGATGTCGTCGAGTGCCGCCTGCAAGACGTGTTCCGGCACCGGCGACAAGAACGGCACACCTCGGGTGTGCCCGACGTGTGTCGGCACCGGGCAGGTCAGCCGGGGTGGCGGCGGCGGGTTCTCGCTCACCGACCCCTGCGTCGACTGCCGGGGGCGGGGCCTGATCGCTCAGGACCCGTGCCAGGTCTGCCGGGGCAGCGGCCGGGCCACCAGCTCCCGCACCATGCAGGTGCGGATCCCTCCGGGCGTCGACGACGGGCAGCGCATTCGGCTGCGCGGCAAGGGCGCCCCGGGCGAGCGCGGCGGTCCGCACGGTGACCTCTATGTGGTGGTGCACGTGGGCGGCCACTCGGTCTTCGGCCGGCGTGGCGACAATCTGACCATCACGGTGCCGGTGACCTTCCCAGAAGCGGCGCTCGGTGGTGAGATCAAGGTGCCCACGCTCGGTGGCCCACCGGTCACGCTCAAGCTGCCACCCGGCACTCCGGGCGGGCGCACCATGCGCGCCCGGGGCAAGGGCGCGGTCCGCAAGGACGGCACCCGAGGCGACCTCCTGGTCACCATCGAGATCGCCGTGCCGAGCGACATGGGGGAGAAGGCCCGAAAGGCCCTCGGCGAGTATCGCGCGGCGGCCGACGGGGAAGACCCTCGGGCGGGCCTGTTCGAGGCCGCGAAGGGAGAGTAA
- the grpE gene encoding nucleotide exchange factor GrpE — protein sequence MTQEPKGFDPEPEVPDAEAAPPEPAEPTKPEGSGEPAAPEGQADAPDDAEAASAQAAEVALTAQLDQARTALHERTQDLQRLQAEFQNYRRRVERDRIAVKEVAIANLLTELLPVLDDIGRARDHGELLGGFKQVAESLETVAAKMGLAQFGKEGEPFDPTVHEALMHSYSPDVTETTCVQILQPGYRIGERTIRPARVGVAEPQPGKPADQEESASEKDDDGGSDEG from the coding sequence GTGACCCAGGAGCCGAAGGGCTTCGACCCGGAGCCTGAGGTCCCCGACGCCGAAGCGGCGCCCCCCGAGCCCGCCGAGCCGACGAAGCCCGAGGGGAGCGGCGAGCCCGCCGCCCCCGAGGGCCAGGCGGACGCCCCGGACGACGCGGAGGCCGCGTCCGCCCAGGCCGCCGAGGTGGCGCTCACCGCTCAGCTGGATCAGGCGCGCACCGCGCTGCACGAGCGCACGCAGGACCTCCAGCGGCTCCAGGCCGAGTTCCAGAACTACCGCCGCAGGGTGGAGCGGGACCGGATCGCGGTCAAGGAGGTGGCGATCGCCAACCTGCTGACGGAGCTGCTGCCGGTGCTCGACGACATCGGGCGGGCGCGGGACCACGGCGAGCTGCTCGGTGGTTTCAAGCAGGTGGCCGAGTCCCTGGAGACGGTCGCGGCCAAGATGGGCCTCGCGCAGTTCGGCAAGGAGGGCGAGCCCTTCGACCCGACGGTGCACGAGGCGCTGATGCACAGCTACTCGCCCGACGTCACCGAGACGACGTGCGTGCAGATCCTCCAGCCCGGGTACCGCATCGGCGAGCGCACCATTCGCCCGGCCCGGGTCGGCGTGGCCGAGCCCCAGCCGGGGAAGCCCGCCGACCAGGAGGAGAGCGCGTCCGAGAAGGACGACGACGGCGGCTCGGACGAGGGCTGA
- a CDS encoding heat shock protein transcriptional repressor HspR, producing MDGRYGQSSNPYELTDDSPVYVISVAAQLSGLHPQTLRQYDRLGLVCPDRAAGRGRRYSARDIQLLRQVQRLSQDEGINLAGIKRIIELETQVAALQARVVELQQAVEGAAVAMRQREAQVHASYRRDLVPYQDVSQSSALVVWRPDRRR from the coding sequence ATGGACGGCCGGTACGGACAGAGCAGTAACCCCTACGAACTCACCGACGACTCGCCGGTCTACGTCATCTCGGTCGCGGCGCAGCTCTCCGGGCTGCATCCGCAGACGCTGCGTCAGTACGACCGGCTCGGCCTGGTCTGCCCCGACCGGGCGGCCGGTCGGGGCCGCCGGTACTCGGCGCGCGATATCCAGCTGTTGCGCCAGGTCCAGCGGCTCTCCCAGGACGAGGGGATCAACCTCGCGGGGATCAAGCGGATCATCGAGCTGGAGACGCAGGTCGCCGCGCTTCAGGCGCGGGTGGTCGAGTTGCAGCAGGCGGTTGAGGGCGCGGCGGTCGCCATGCGGCAGCGGGAGGCGCAGGTGCATGCCTCCTACCGCCGCGATCTGGTGCCGTACCAGGACGTCAGCCAGTCCTCGGCGTTGGTCGTCTGGCGCCCGGACCGCCGTCGCTGA